A window of the Streptomyces sp. Ag109_O5-10 genome harbors these coding sequences:
- a CDS encoding RNA polymerase subunit sigma-70, which produces MDFEPYRGELVAYCYRMLGSFHEAEDLVQETMLRAWKARERYDPARASVRTWLYRIATNVCLTALQGRGRRPLPSGLGAPGTDPEAPLTPALDVPWLEPFSDARFDVEARADLRLALVAALQLLPARQRAVLVLREVLEFSAAEVADQLDTSVPAVNSALQRARAALGEAAGADEVSEPDDPGVRAAVLRYQRAFEAADVPALVRLLTDDAVLEMPPVPLWYRGRGDYGRFMERVFRLRGTGWRVGSLTAGGQPALAAYAPEPEGGHRLHSVQVLTVTGGRIARNVVFTDPRVLAACAPARPSAAG; this is translated from the coding sequence ATGGACTTCGAGCCGTACCGGGGCGAGTTGGTGGCGTACTGCTATCGGATGCTGGGCTCGTTCCACGAGGCCGAGGATCTGGTGCAGGAGACCATGCTGCGGGCCTGGAAGGCCCGTGAGCGCTACGACCCCGCGCGGGCCTCGGTGCGGACCTGGCTGTACCGGATCGCGACGAACGTGTGCCTGACGGCGCTCCAGGGGCGCGGGCGGCGGCCGTTGCCGTCGGGGCTCGGGGCGCCGGGTACGGATCCGGAGGCGCCGCTCACACCGGCGCTCGACGTGCCGTGGCTGGAGCCGTTCTCCGACGCGCGCTTCGACGTGGAGGCGCGTGCGGATCTGCGGCTCGCGCTGGTGGCGGCGCTGCAGCTGCTGCCCGCGCGGCAGCGGGCGGTGCTGGTGCTGCGCGAGGTGCTGGAGTTCAGTGCCGCCGAGGTCGCCGACCAGCTGGACACCTCGGTGCCGGCCGTGAACAGCGCGTTGCAGCGGGCGCGTGCGGCGCTCGGGGAGGCGGCCGGGGCGGACGAGGTGAGCGAGCCGGACGATCCCGGGGTGCGGGCGGCGGTCCTGAGGTACCAGCGGGCGTTCGAGGCGGCCGACGTGCCGGCGCTGGTGCGGCTGCTCACCGACGACGCGGTGCTGGAGATGCCGCCGGTGCCGCTGTGGTACCGGGGGCGTGGCGACTACGGCCGTTTCATGGAGCGGGTGTTCCGGCTGCGTGGTACCGGCTGGCGGGTGGGCTCCCTCACTGCGGGGGGACAGCCCGCGCTGGCCGCGTACGCCCCCGAGCCGGAGGGCGGGCACCGGCTGCACTCCGTGCAGGTCCTCACGGTCACCGGTGGCCGGATCGCGCGCAACGTGGTGTTCACGGACCCGCGCGTGCTGGCGGCGTGCGCGCCGGCGCGGCCTTCCGCCGCCGGCTGA
- a CDS encoding dihydrofolate reductase family protein, whose product MSVVVIEFTTLDGIVSDPDGSGGTPYGGWILRFGREEIAGDRFGLGRTLDEGVVLLGHATWQAFARLWPGRDDPFSTRLNAAPKLVASRTASDAADVSAWANSRLLEGDLLDAVRTERRDVIVMGSIGVVHALADADLVDEYRLLTFPTVLGTGRPLFPAGGPPAELECLSAERVGATVLTRYRRARG is encoded by the coding sequence ATGAGCGTTGTCGTCATCGAGTTCACCACCCTGGACGGGATCGTGTCCGACCCCGACGGCTCCGGGGGCACGCCGTACGGCGGCTGGATCCTCCGTTTCGGCCGGGAGGAGATCGCGGGGGACCGGTTCGGTCTGGGCCGCACCCTGGACGAGGGGGTCGTCCTGCTCGGGCATGCCACCTGGCAGGCCTTCGCCCGTCTGTGGCCGGGCCGGGACGACCCCTTCTCCACGCGCCTGAACGCCGCGCCGAAGCTGGTCGCCTCCCGCACCGCGTCCGACGCGGCCGACGTGTCCGCGTGGGCGAACTCCCGTCTCCTCGAAGGGGATCTCCTGGACGCCGTCAGGACCGAGCGGCGGGACGTGATCGTCATGGGCAGCATCGGGGTCGTCCACGCCCTGGCGGACGCGGACCTGGTCGACGAGTACCGGTTGCTGACCTTCCCCACCGTCCTCGGCACCGGCCGGCCGCTGTTCCCGGCCGGTGGCCCGCCCGCCGAACTGGAGTGCCTGTCCGCGGAACGCGTGGGCGCGACGGTGCTGACCCGCTACCGAAGGGCGCGCGGCTGA
- a CDS encoding cellulose-binding protein: MSSASMSPYEFVTVRGRGYRPDQVETFMVELGEERDAAWERAARLTVLAKEMEAEAERMRAVVEELPPQTYEALGDRAHRIFRLVVEEAKTLREGARRELTEGVVEAAARADGECDAVRERADALRADSEERARQLLLAASAEADDIRISARLEVKEQRGEALSALREVRQRTTGMLAELAKEHAERWAEEEREEAARAAAVDAHNAERIARAEAALAEAERALEEARESARRSEEEAEERAREVLAEAKAREEQIARETERVLREHGETWDDVQAHMDHMRDSLVTLTGRAAAE; this comes from the coding sequence GTGAGCAGCGCATCGATGTCGCCGTACGAGTTCGTGACCGTCCGGGGGCGTGGCTACCGCCCCGACCAGGTCGAGACGTTCATGGTGGAGCTCGGTGAGGAGCGGGACGCGGCGTGGGAGCGTGCCGCGCGGCTCACCGTGCTCGCCAAGGAGATGGAGGCGGAGGCCGAGCGGATGCGCGCTGTGGTCGAGGAGCTTCCGCCGCAGACGTACGAGGCGCTCGGGGACCGCGCGCACCGGATCTTCCGGCTCGTGGTGGAGGAGGCGAAGACCCTGCGCGAGGGCGCCCGCCGCGAGCTGACGGAGGGCGTCGTGGAGGCCGCGGCGCGCGCCGACGGTGAGTGCGACGCGGTGCGGGAGCGGGCCGACGCGCTCCGTGCGGACAGCGAGGAACGCGCCCGCCAGTTGCTCCTCGCGGCGAGCGCCGAGGCGGACGACATCCGCATCAGTGCCCGCCTGGAGGTCAAGGAGCAGCGGGGCGAGGCGCTTTCGGCCCTGCGCGAGGTACGGCAGCGCACCACCGGGATGCTCGCCGAACTGGCCAAGGAGCACGCCGAACGCTGGGCCGAGGAGGAGCGCGAGGAGGCCGCGCGCGCCGCCGCGGTCGACGCGCACAACGCCGAACGCATCGCGCGCGCCGAGGCCGCCCTGGCGGAGGCGGAACGGGCCCTGGAGGAGGCCCGGGAGTCGGCGCGCCGCTCCGAGGAGGAGGCCGAGGAGCGTGCCCGCGAGGTTCTCGCGGAGGCCAAGGCCCGCGAGGAGCAGATCGCGCGGGAGACCGAGCGGGTGCTGCGCGAGCACGGCGAGACCTGGGACGACGTTCAGGCGCACATGGACCACATGCGGGACAGCCTCGTGACCCTGACAGGGCGCGCGGCCGCGGAATAG
- a CDS encoding cation acetate symporter — protein sequence MTGFSGSAQSMSLVAFTVVATLTLLLCVLTGPDRDDLDEFYTGYGSLSPLRNGLAIAGDYISGAGVLATGGVIALCGYDGVVLALSTALSLLLLMFLLAEPLRNAGRFTMGDALARRMPGRSVRIAACAVTVAALLPLMLVQLAGAGQLMAFVLGFSNRAVQTGCVIGLGALMISYAAIGGMKGTALIQILKIVMLLGSGTVVALLVLHRFAWDPGALLAAAARGSGVGTAYLRSGLQFTGGPAPRLDMISSELTVVLGGACLPHITMRMYTASSARQVRRSMSWAVSCVALFVLVVSVVGFGATALVGRAAVTAADPQGNTAYLLGARAAFGTGASTVESLLFTTVTTAIFLTLLASVAGMILACANSLAHDVFATRVQEMPARREMTVARVSALATGVPTILLATLVQHHSLQPLIILSFCVGASALAPALVYGLFWRRYTRTGLLCTLLGGTLTVLLLMPGTNLVSGSPAAAFPHADFNWFPFTTTGLVSIPAGFFLGWLGTVASGRSRAVEQRRQYEAVEGWILAGAVRRGG from the coding sequence GTGACCGGCTTCAGCGGCTCCGCCCAGTCCATGTCACTGGTCGCCTTCACCGTCGTGGCGACCCTCACGCTCCTGCTGTGCGTGCTGACCGGCCCGGACCGCGACGACCTCGACGAGTTCTACACCGGCTACGGCTCCCTCTCCCCGCTCCGCAACGGCCTGGCGATCGCCGGCGACTACATCTCAGGGGCCGGCGTCCTCGCCACCGGCGGCGTGATCGCCCTGTGCGGCTACGACGGCGTCGTCCTCGCCCTCAGCACGGCCCTGTCACTGCTCCTGCTGATGTTCCTGCTGGCCGAACCGCTGCGCAACGCGGGCCGGTTCACCATGGGCGACGCGCTGGCCCGCCGGATGCCCGGCCGCAGCGTACGCATCGCGGCCTGTGCGGTGACCGTCGCCGCCCTGCTGCCGCTGATGCTGGTCCAGCTCGCCGGCGCCGGACAGCTGATGGCCTTCGTCCTCGGCTTCTCCAACAGGGCCGTGCAGACCGGCTGCGTCATCGGCCTCGGCGCCCTGATGATCAGCTACGCGGCCATCGGCGGCATGAAGGGCACCGCCCTCATCCAGATCCTGAAGATCGTGATGCTGCTCGGTTCCGGCACCGTGGTCGCCCTGCTGGTCCTGCACCGCTTCGCCTGGGACCCCGGTGCCCTGCTCGCCGCGGCGGCCCGGGGCAGCGGCGTCGGAACCGCGTACCTGCGCTCCGGCCTCCAGTTCACCGGCGGCCCCGCCCCGCGCCTCGACATGATCAGCTCGGAGCTGACCGTCGTCCTCGGCGGCGCCTGCCTGCCGCACATCACCATGCGCATGTACACCGCCTCCAGTGCCCGCCAGGTCCGCCGGTCGATGTCCTGGGCGGTGTCGTGCGTGGCCCTGTTCGTGCTGGTCGTCAGCGTCGTCGGCTTCGGCGCCACCGCCCTGGTCGGCCGCGCCGCCGTCACCGCCGCCGACCCGCAGGGCAACACCGCCTACCTGCTGGGCGCCCGCGCGGCCTTCGGCACCGGCGCCTCGACGGTGGAGAGCCTGCTCTTCACCACCGTCACCACGGCGATCTTCCTGACCCTGCTCGCCTCCGTCGCCGGCATGATCCTCGCCTGCGCCAACTCCCTCGCCCACGACGTCTTCGCGACCCGCGTCCAGGAGATGCCGGCCCGCCGCGAGATGACCGTGGCCCGCGTCTCCGCGCTCGCCACGGGGGTCCCCACGATCCTGCTGGCGACCCTGGTCCAGCACCACAGCCTGCAGCCCCTGATCATCCTCTCCTTCTGCGTCGGCGCCTCCGCCCTCGCCCCCGCCCTGGTCTACGGCCTCTTCTGGCGCCGCTACACCCGCACCGGCCTGCTGTGCACCCTGCTCGGCGGCACCCTCACCGTGCTGCTCCTGATGCCCGGCACCAACCTGGTCTCGGGCTCGCCGGCCGCCGCCTTCCCGCACGCCGACTTCAACTGGTTCCCCTTCACCACCACCGGCCTCGTCTCCATCCCGGCCGGGTTCTTCCTGGGCTGGCTGGGGACGGTGGCCTCCGGGCGGAGCCGGGCCGTGGAGCAGCGCCGGCAGTACGAGGCGGTGGAGGGGTGGATCCTGGCGGGGGCGGTCCGGCGGGGCGGCTGA
- a CDS encoding DUF485 domain-containing protein produces MAHDLSDPADSGAPSDPSPHGPAHLTYPWQPLPPEPPRPRHVPHREPVGHHSDLRLLRGAYRLRRRTATLTALGYFTLFLVLSAFAPGLMTSTVADGVPAGLFLALLQLPVTWLAIALYEHSARHHVDPLADRIRRTAELDARRGAVR; encoded by the coding sequence ATGGCCCACGACCTTTCCGACCCAGCCGACTCCGGCGCCCCTTCCGACCCGTCCCCGCACGGACCGGCACACCTCACCTACCCCTGGCAGCCACTGCCGCCCGAGCCGCCGAGACCCCGCCACGTGCCGCACCGGGAGCCGGTCGGACACCACAGCGACCTGCGGCTGCTGCGCGGCGCCTACCGCCTCCGGCGGCGCACCGCCACCCTCACCGCGCTCGGCTACTTCACCCTGTTCCTGGTGCTGTCGGCGTTCGCCCCGGGCCTGATGACGAGCACGGTCGCCGACGGCGTACCCGCGGGCCTGTTCCTCGCCCTCCTCCAGCTCCCCGTCACCTGGCTGGCGATCGCCCTCTACGAGCACTCCGCGCGCCACCACGTCGACCCGCTCGCCGACCGCATCCGCCGCACCGCGGAACTGGACGCCAGGCGCGGGGCCGTACGGTGA